tgctgctgctgaggATGAAATCGTTTCGAGTAGTAAAGCTAACAGTAATAGTGAAAAGGGAGGGGCGGGGGCGCCCCAAAGGCGGTTATGGGTGAAGAATAGATCAAAAGCTTGGTGGGATCAATGTAACAGTGCTGATTTCCCCGATGAGGAGTTTAAAAAGGCGTTTCGAATGGGGAAAGATACATTTGAGATGATATGTAATGAGTTGAGCTCTGTGGTGGCGAAAGAGAACACTATGTTAAGAGATGCTGTGCCCGTGAAGCAGCGTGTCGCGGTTTGTATATGGAGATTGGCCACTGGGGAGCCACTTAGGTTGGTTTCGAAGAGGTTTGGATTGGGTATTTCAACTTGCCATAAGCTCGTGTTAGAGGTTTGTACCGCTATTAGGACTGTGTTGATGCCTAAGTATCTTCAATGGCCTGATGAAGAGAAAATGAGGAATGTAAAGGATGAGTATGAGGCTATGTCAGGGATCCCTAATGTTGTGGGATCAATGTATACTACTCATATACCTATAATTGCTCCTAAAATTAGTGTCGCCGCTTATTTTAATAAGAGGCATACGGAGAGGAATCAGAAGACATCGTACTCGATTACTGTTCAAGGTGTGGTTGATCCGAGAGGGGTGTTTACGGATGTGTGTATTGGTTGGCCTGGTTCAATGCCTGATGATCAGGTATTGGAAAAATCCGCCCTTTTCCAGAGGGCGAATACAGGGTTATTGAATGGTGTTTGGATTGTTGGCAGTTCTGGGTACCCTTTGATGGATTGGGTTTTAGTGCCTTATACACAGCAGCATCTGACTTGGACTCAACATGCTTTCAatgagaagattggagaggttCAGAGGGTCGCGAAGGAGTCGTTTGTGAGGTTGAAAAGGCGATGGTCTTGCTTGCAGAAGAGAACAGAGGTGAAACTTCAAGATTTGCCAGTCGTGCTAGGGGCGTGCTGTGTGTTGCATAATATATGCGAGATGAAGAATGAGGAGATGGATCCAGAGCTCAATTTCGAGCTCATTGATGATGAGATGGTTCCTGAGATTCAATTGAGATCGACTAATGCTAGGCTTGCAAGGGATGCAATTGCTCATAATCTTTTGCACCATAACCATGCTGGTACTTCTTTCCTGTCATGAAAAAGTAGTTAACTTTGATGTGTTCTTCTTGATTTATGTAATTCTTTAAAGTTATTACATTTCACATttgtttttcttaaagttgtatcATATTTATTCCATCAAAGTTAGTCAAGGGGATAGTCTAATCTTCCCTTTGTGCAAAGTGATGAAAATGTTGTTTTCTAGGCCATAGACATATACTGAAATTGCAGACAAACATTGTATTTCATACTTGAATTAGAGATTGATAGAAGCAATTGGCTCTGGCGAAACAAAAATTCTTTCTTTACCAAGTGTCAGTTACATGTAACTCTATTTCTCCTATTATTGTTGTACATCAAAACCAACTACTAGTTTAATTTTAGCAGTATGTTCTCATTCGTTGTGTGTGTTATTCTTGTGGTTTAAGAGAATATGCTTATAACAGCATCAAAGCATTCTTGGAAGAATGCAGTTACCGGTTCGGCGGAACCACCAACTTTGGTTCAAGCTCCGTATTTGTCTTTTGTCTtaacaaaataattaatttagaactcaCTAACTTAAAAAGGGTTAGAATCTCAAATCCATTAACTTTAAATCTCGGCTTTAAATATCGGTTCCGCAGTGGttaatttaatatataattttcaacAGCTTTTTGAAGTATGATATGGTTAGTAACCTATAAATATAAGTGAGGATAACTAAGTTTGTTGTATGAatcttgttgacaatttaaaaaTAGGACAGCTAAGCAGTGGGAAATTGATATCAAATACCAGCTGGGCTAATAAATTATTGATTAAAGTATATTTACTATAATACAATTCCATAGAATAAAACGTTCGGTTTTGAAATGCATCTACTTGGGGCAAGATTAGCATATTTAGTTCCTAAAGTCTAGTCTAATCTTGTTTCCAAGTAGAAAATCTGTCTGGAGCTACTTTTGAGAAGCTTAAAAGAAGAACTAAGGAATCTGAAGTCttcattctttttctttctccaaCCAGAAAAGAAGGAATTATGACCTAATTCGAATTGAGGcataattgattgattgatttagTAACTGTTGGTTTTAGTAGTTTCTTGATCAGAACTTGTCTATTTCAGAGAAATTGTAATGCACTAACTAAGCAAGCATTTGGTTACCTAGAGATCAttcttttataattttatatgtacTGAATCCACACATAACCAGATGTCATTTGccaataaaattttattaaagagAGATTTGCGCAAATAAACAGTGTGCAAAACGCGTTGCGTCATGCTTAGTCGACAGATTCTATTCACATTAGACTGAGATAACAAAACAGAAGGATGGAAACAAGTATTAAAATATATGATTCAGATATGGGAAACAGTTGCTTTTAGTTAGAGTGACGTTTATCATAATATATAAGTGTTATCAATAATTCTATAATTAAATTGAATCACCACCGAACGAAGCACCGTATTTTCAGACATAAAATACAAGCACAACAGCTTAATTATTTACGCGAAAATAAAACGTACTGAGGCAATAGGTCATATAGCCGTTCATGGAAAAATTTATACTCATTCGGTGTTTACACCAATTCGATATATTgcatataattttttatattgttAACTGATATGTACAAGCACAAAAGCACTCTAAGTAGTGACCTTTAAGATTAACTTAATATTTTTTGTTTGGTGTAAGTAGTGTGTGTAAAAAGTATTTACTTTCTACTCATGCACTCATCATCAACCAAAATATTATTTCAAGTTAATGCAAAACAAGGAAAATGTGAAAAGTTTACACGGAATAAAGATTTTTGACATTGTGAGTAGAAAAAGTCAAAGCCCACAAATATGCACATTGCTaagtttaaagaaaaatattttttactttcctatataatatttgaaactttattacccttcATACTCAAGTTTTGATTTAATTACATAGGCATATATAATATATCAATTATATacattttaggaattaaatgagtatccttttatattttgaattgaataaggaatcaattatttcacATTCTTATTCTCTCTCCCTCTTACGCTCTCTCTctccatctctctctctctccgctctctctctctctctctctccgtcacTCTCTGTCTCTCAATCTCTCATTCTCtgttctttccccaatttttcttcctctGATGCCCTCTAttttttatcctttcatgttgtatatatttttaatgaaattcatcaatcgatttcaatcgttttactatagagttttaactttgCAATTTCGTTTCATGTTGCAcgattggtgttcaaattgaaagtatcaatcaataaattttgaaggtgtttgactctccatcATTGACagtcattaaaaagctttgaagctttgaattcgaatttgggttttcaaaaatcattatttgtttggattgggtattgttgcaaacaattaggaatattgtttggagtttatatctcaattttgagggtgtttggtgaagattaagcttgattttggctgaatttcatattgaaactcaaaatacaatattgtagtaaagttgtagtaaagattagacatgacatacaatatacttacaaaattatagtaaagttgtagtataattgtatgtaaattgtattatgttgtagttatatatatattttttatttgaatgttatatggaagttgaaaaatagttgtataatgtatgaatcgttgtataaaatttgtatttaagttatcaatacaatctctttacataaagttattgataAATATATCTAAATTGTATTAAAAGAGAAAGTTTTGATTAGAATTTTAGAGCGGAAGAAACACAcaccacatataaaatatatacaaattagatacaaaatatacaaaaagacattgtataaaatttgtatggatattgtatttaagttgtatgatattgtagatgTATTTTAActggataaaaataatatatgaaagttgtagataagttgtaactAAGTgaatactatataattagttatatgaaatttattttttgtatgtatgttgttgtagatatatcaatttgtattaaatttgtacgaaatttatttttaaatttgtatATTATTGTACCATCAAATTGTATAATATTAATTGTAAGTACGATATATCCATTTTAATGCTGATTTAAATAGGTTTCGTTAATTTGTGATAGATTAGTGTATTGGGTAAGTTAATCAATCAAGTGAAGCAGAATACTTTACTAGCCCCACGCGATAGTTACTAACCTCGTAATATTTTTGGacaaattttgatacatatcaacaactttatgcaaaaagatagtattgataacttaaatacaaattttatacaacgattcatatattatacaactattttttaactttcatacaacattcaaataaaaaaatatatataactacaacataatataataatactacaactttactacaatttcgtaagtatatggtatgtcatgtgttcttcttcttcttcgagtttcaatctgaaatttagccaaaatcaagtctaatcctCACTAAAtactctcaaaattgagatataaactccaaataatattctcaattattttgcAACAATattcaatccaaacaaataatggtttttgaaaacccaaattcgaattcaaagcttcaaaactttttaatgtatgtcaatggtggagagtcaaacacctgaATACTAAAAACTCTTTACTGCTTATCGTCAATGGGGATTTTCATCCAACTCATTTCATCCAACTTTGGACATTAGTACAATGCTTCAACAGAGCCATTCAATGACAAAACCAATCACCTTCAAAGAGTTCAATACCAAATTTCGCTTATCACTTGTACATACAATTTCTTGAAATATTTGGAGATGTGGTAAATATTCTCATCAAtgtcttctttcttttttcaattttttctataTTTCTTGAAAGGGGAACAGGCTGCTAGTCAAAATCTATTAGTAGATTTTATCTCATATGGTTCTCGCGGTCCTATGTTTGATTGAATTTAGAAAGGAAAATGCTTATTGAAAGAGGTGCGAAAAGAAAATAGGAAATAATGTAACTAAATCCCATAATTTAAGGcattaataatggattgtatataatttgtaagtagtccttatttagggcgggtaatatacaaagttaggataattttggtaaataagtttcaaagaTTGTATATGAAGGAAAAATCCCTAAAGAAAAAACCAAAGCCACACAAAAGCTAAAGCCCACATCTTGGATCATCAAAGCAAACCTAACCATGCCCTTTCATAAATCAAGCCCAAACCAATGACTAGAAGGTCCGAAACATCAGCCCAAATCAATTTACGTTTTCATTTGGAATAGTTCAAATCTACAACTCCCTCCTCTATTTGTGCAATTTGAACTTTCATCatcttttattaaaataaaactggaaaagaaagaaagtgaaaAGTTCATGATTAAATTAGTTGATTTAAATTTGCATCCTACAACCTCGTTGTAGATTTAAATCATAATCTCAAAAGTAATAAGTTATGCTCGATCTGGAGCTCTCCTTCTATCTTAAGATGAAATGTATATTCTCTCATTTTTAATGTCCTATATGTCTTTCTTCCACCAGATGAAAAGGATGTGTATAGAAAAAGGAGGGAAAAAAAAATAATGGACACATCAAAATCTAAATCTTTGTgtattttatttgggttttttttcacttttagtccgcgccagaaactatttacatttgatagccgaaaaagtgtataaattttgtataatttttgtatataacatacataatgtatatatatatacaaaaaaatataccaaaaatatatatatatatatatattcgactattattttaagagtaattatacaatgtaattttcttttttatttttggggTGTTTCTGGTCTGGCCTAATTATATGGAGTATGATGTACTAAAAGAGTAGCAGATCTCAAACAGATTTCATAAAACTTAAGTGGTTGTTACCTGTAAAAGTGCTACTAGTGAACTGGCCTGttgaattatttaatattttttgtttGGTGTACTTGTTTTATGGTgattatataaaattaaaaaaaattctgcTATACTAACTCCAACTTTTGTCATATTTGAAGCACCTCTTGATCACCGACCATACGCCTACCTATCACTTAATTTATTCACCTTATAATAAAGTCTGAGGTCTAGAGGTGAATGCAGTATTAGTGTTTAGAACGAGTATGATTTTATTAGAAGTATATATTTAGGTTTTTTAGGAAATTTATACAGTATGGTTGTCCTTCAGTAATAGCCgatgaatatatattttttgtatgttaatatataatatacatatgtaatacatattttatacaaaaacaatatatattttttgtatatttgaaTAGAGACTCTAATTATTTTTTATCGACCGACTAAATATGGTAAAAGTCCTTTTTGGATATGTGTGTAGTTCAAACCAAAAACAATGGATTCAGTTGGGTTGTTGCAAACTCAAAGGGACTCTTCCCAGTCGCCTCGCTGCGTTGCAAATTGTAAGAGAATTGAGTTATGTCTAGTAGCTTAGCCCAGTCTCTTTGATTGGCATTGACATAATGCCTCAAATAGCATTCAAGCAAGGCATTAATCCTTTCCGTTTGTCCATCtgtttgcggatgaaaacttaTTGAGAAGAGCAATTGAGTTCCCAACAAGCTGAACAATTCTTCTAGAAGGCACCGGTTGCATAACTCATTCTAGACCCACCTCTGATCTTAGAAACTATACACAGTCTTTTGTTCaactaaaatataaaattttgttttcatacatgaatgttttttttttgttcCTATGACACTCATTTTAGGTATTCCAAATATAAAGTCATAAAAACTTGAGtgtattgcagatttgtatcaaacaatcactgttacccttagccccacggtgggcgccaaactgtttacccgaaaaatcggataacgttagatttatgtatggttctaaggatatgcgatacaatttgatataaatcgtgtagataaatagaaatatgtgtattcttgactatgagaatgagaatagtgagcaaaaagaatgaataagataaagtaaagcAAGCACAAtgagatatctttcaatatgagaagtgatcttttgttacagtGTATGAGCTGCCCATATgtttacaaggattcccccttttatagtagatggatcctactttatttataataaaacaaaacatatagtggaggacccatgatgaattgtctcttcctcgattttcgccaagattctctcccttagtgcagttataacggctcttgtctgcgagctcgatactggctcgaactcgttattgggtcgagccctcggcttTGGCTTGAGTTTGACCTTCAGGATGGGTGTAGCGTATTTCCGACCACCCTCACGTTGCCTTGCGGGTCGATTTGGTCATAGGCTCGATAAtagtatcgagccgactcctcgatcagTCTTCGgaactcgaggctcgtttgtactgtcttcggGACTCATCCCAAAATCCACTCCGgttgcttaccattcgaactcgatcgaatgtaggaaggccgaaatctatttcgaccgtatatagatagtcccctcgtttctcgaaaaaggatgtggtgagaaacgatatgatttttcaatagctcgatcagatatatacTGACGTTTTCATCGATCCCGactatgacgtatgtgatagttgttCCATCAGTTCGgttttaccaaggcatttaatgtgtcagacgatggtcggtcacctctgatattgaaccgtgattgcttcaatctataaatagcctttccttccaccattcatcacttttacgtcttcaatcttctaaaatttccaagttctttttcgTCTTTTCTGAGTTTTCTGTCTGTAAATCTGTGAGTTTTACTGCAAACTCTTTCTTAGAACACCAAATACTTCCGTTCTTTGTTCACGAAATTTTAAATGGCAAAAACGTCTAAAACGGTTCCGCAAAAAGAGACAGCTTCTTCATCTCGACCTGCTGGTGGCGAGGATGTGGAATAGCcccgccctgaggaattcgttccggtagGGTGTTTGACTGTAGgcgattttaaaattgaaaagccttctccgataccgggtcagtgtgagccgatgtcgaggtaccaATGTTCAATTACCGAAAAAGTTCTTgataaagtcatacaagaatgcaactggataataaactcgtagtaatcccatcgcctgatgaatcaattactacccacgtcgaagggttcttaagtgtttacacttatcttttcacgttgggtcccctaGACCCTATCATCGttgccttttgtaagaggtacgatgtgaccctcggccaaatccaccattttccttttggaggatagtgattcttcttcgatttttctcgagcaaggtcgag
The DNA window shown above is from Nicotiana tomentosiformis chromosome 8, ASM39032v3, whole genome shotgun sequence and carries:
- the LOC104114070 gene encoding protein ALP1-like, with product MKQQLPSFPENSSFSHSYIRELLEKTLVQMNDNVPNKRRRRRKDTVQETPASNLYNNTSGGGGENNEFGGLENQGGGAVKTKELKEIITSLLLLEEQDKSEQEELVKEEEENKLLFEANHKKTTKVMWDYYSNVQQHHNDLEQLDGARKRKGRGNSAAACAIAAAAAEDEIVSSSKANSNSEKGGAGAPQRRLWVKNRSKAWWDQCNSADFPDEEFKKAFRMGKDTFEMICNELSSVVAKENTMLRDAVPVKQRVAVCIWRLATGEPLRLVSKRFGLGISTCHKLVLEVCTAIRTVLMPKYLQWPDEEKMRNVKDEYEAMSGIPNVVGSMYTTHIPIIAPKISVAAYFNKRHTERNQKTSYSITVQGVVDPRGVFTDVCIGWPGSMPDDQVLEKSALFQRANTGLLNGVWIVGSSGYPLMDWVLVPYTQQHLTWTQHAFNEKIGEVQRVAKESFVRLKRRWSCLQKRTEVKLQDLPVVLGACCVLHNICEMKNEEMDPELNFELIDDEMVPEIQLRSTNARLARDAIAHNLLHHNHAGTSFLS